From the Drosophila simulans strain w501 chromosome 2L, Prin_Dsim_3.1, whole genome shotgun sequence genome, the window CATCAACGATCACCGGATCGGTAATCGGTGATCGACGCCTTTTGGCGTTACCATGCCATCGATCTTGTTAGCTTTGACGCATCTGTAAGTGGCGGCGACACAAGTCggaaagtgaaatgcaaaagATCCCCCGCCGGATCGATTGACGGATCGCATCGGGCCAAGACATCATCAGTCAAGTGGCGCGACTGCGTCCGTGGCCGGGTCAATTCGCGTGACAGCTCTCTTGATTTATGCGGCAGACACTTGAGTAACCCTCGAGATAATCACCGAATTCCCCGCCAGGGCGCACACTATTTATCATATAATTAAGCGAGTCGATAATGTTATTACACTGTCTATAAATCGGACACTGTCAGATCGGAGCTGCGCCGATAGATTGGCCCCATAAGTGTGTGGCAGGTGCCTCAGCGGGTCTTTTGGGAAAGTGGGAAGTACTTGGGCCACATTTGACACGACGGTAAACATGCGGGTCTAGCTAGGTTTCTGATCGGAAAATACGACGCCattaacttaattgaaaacccatatcaatatatttatgtaccgTGTATTACGAAGACTTGGGGTTTGAAAAGGTTAcctaaaaactgaaaacaaagcTAACAGCTTTAATAATTCACCAATTTTATGTAGCtcatgaaaatatttactataaaCAGTACGTCAAATAGAGTAATTAAAAAAACCGAACTATTACATTTGGTTTTCATTGTACTATTTCAGTAATGAGTATCGGGTAGTCGATAGGGGAGACCTTAGGATTCCTTTGTTCGGGGGCGATTAAGCGAAAGCGCCACTCCCTAACCTCCGAGCAGTGTCCACTTTCCCATCCAGCCAGTtcatataaatcaattaatttaaactgTCAGGCAGCTGTCAAATTGTGTTGCTACCGGGAGCgtttttcgtttcgcttttgACTCGCTCGGCTTGGCTGgggttttgttttactttgttTTGGGTTCTCGAGTTGCGGGGGAAGCCGGCAAAGAGACTTTAGGTACGGCGACATGTCGAGATTTACTACTGAGTGATTGACGACTTCATGTGTCATTAAATACCGTTAGCAGTCGCCTTTGTATGCCGCACACTGGACCGGACTCATTTTTCATGCCACATCGCTAGCGTTTAGTGAAAGTTGCTGCCATGCCTTATTTGTAGCTGCGGCACATTGCAATTAGACAACACGCCGCGGGGGCGGTAATTACTCTCCGACATAAATCAGTAAGAAGTGCatcctaaatataatatacGGCTCAATATGCGATTTAAGGAAAATGCACATAGGACAAAACTatttcaataataaattaGGTTTTAAGCACCCTTCTTAGGATCcaatttactttattattgGGAACTTAATGTTGCATCGCATATTTCAAAGTGCATCCCCTAGCCAGTTGAATGGCCCTCCGCTCGTTGACCTTCCACAATTCCGCAACGTCGTTGGCCAGTGGATCATCTGGATTTGGAGCACTCAACAGGGCCTGGATCGATAGAAGAACGGTACGAATTTGCAGAGCAGGACTCCATTTGTCCTTCAGGATGTCCAGACAAATTCGACCCACACGGTCGATGTTTGGATGGAAAATCTTTGTCAAAAATCGTACCTTTGGCGCTTTCATCGGATAGTCTTCGGGTAAAAACaattccaatttaaatattccacCCTCGAAAGGGGAATCTTTGGGCCCAGCAACGCGGACGTGAAAATAACGCGCATTACTCTCATCAGGCGTGGCACTAATCCCGGGAACTGGGTCCTCCAGAAGGCGCTGTGTCTCCTTGATGATTCGGGTAGTCAGTGCGGCCATCCTCTATCAACCACTTCTTGTGAATTACCTTTGACCCGTTTCCTCCAAAAATCGCTGATAAATTTGATGTTTTTTAGAAGATTTTAAGTagatttaatttgtataaaatttcTGAATTTTACTGTCGGCTACTTGGTTTTTCTTGCTTGCTCCAACTGATGCATAACCTGTCAATAAATTAACTTAGCTGATTTGAATGCCCAAGCCATCTCAATAAGACCGAATAAATGCTCAATTCCCATACATTTGCAATTATCCTTCAATGggcaaaattgaaattgactAGAGGCACTTGCCCCTCCATTCacctcccaccacccacaacaaTAAAAGCGAACCGCATTTCCATCCTGCAACGCTTGAGGGTCCTTCTGAAATCCCGGGTGAACTGGCAATGTTAACTGGCACTCAACTAGCAGCTTATTAGCAAACTTTCCCATTGGATTATATAGttgaatattataataatcGAGTTAGGTTCGTGTAAGTGGATGCTCCGCCGCCCCTGCAATCCGCATGCTTTGGGGGCATGGTTAGCAGTCAGCTTTCATGCACAATTTCCGTTTTCATGGCTCCGGGCATGAAAATAAGCCCACAGTTTATGAGACGACGTGGAGGACGACGTCTCATGTTGGTGTAACAAAAAGTGGGCAACTTTTTAGAGAGCCGAGGAAATACTTTGCTAAATTGCCagggcagtggcagtggcgcCCCACATCTCCTCCTACCATCATACTTTGGGCCTGCCCTCGTGGAATGGCTACAAAAACCAATAACAGGACGTAATACACTCATGTGTGTGCGAATTGGGGGGATTCCAACTTTTACAAATCGTTAGCATTTCGCACGTTTATTGAGTTGTTTTTGTATGTAAATTGGTTGCATAACTTTTGCCATGGAAAGTGTCGAGTGGCCGGAATGGCAACACAAACGCAACCTAACCCTTTCAGTGCCCTCGCACTATTCTACACTGGATTATTGTCTGTAGATTTTCAGATACGCAAACGAACATTCCCTGCCCGTCTGAGTGTCCTCGTGTGCATAAACTTTGATTCCACTTTGAATGCGCCAGCGCATGCTAAACGCGTTGGAATCTCTAGATGGGGTATTTCGATATAGGAGTACcctagaaatatttaaacactttAATTTTTAAGGTATAACAGATGCAAGGTGTATTTGCAAGTACGAAATCCCATAAAAAATGCtgataaatgttttaaaacataatttccCATCAATATAAAAGTTATTAGGGAATCTTTTTTAAATcttcataattaaatatttacaaaagttATTAACTTTGAGTTCTCTTAAATGACTTTTCATTTAACTTGAATTGTATGTAGGTGAAATGTATGTAGCTCAATATACCCTCATCATCCACCAGTGTGAAGcataaaaagtttaagctatTTGCGTATCTCGCAAGCGAAGGCTTTTCCTAGTGGGAAAATGATGCGGGGAAAGGTCGCTCTGTCTGTGGTTGTCGGTTTGGTTTGCATTGGTTTGCTTCGGTGGTGCATATTTGTCGTTTGCGGTTTTCAGCTGCAAATATTATAGCAAATTGAActgtaaatagtttttattgccCTTTTTGCCACAGAGCCGGAGTCAAACAGGGTCGAGAAAATGCCGGGATGAAGTGCAGCATAGCtctgatttttgttttccaactATATCGGGTCTGGCCGCCAGTCTGTTGGCAGAAATTCCATTTTCCGGCCAATCCAGGATGGGCCACAAAATGAAGTTGTGTCACAAAGATTAACTCAGAGAAATACCGAAGCAAACAATTGACTGGAAGCGCGACATCTTTGTAAGCGAAAATATGTGCGAATACCAAATTACCAACCCTAATagtcttaaaatatatatatgaattagGCGGTTATTAAAATCTATAAGCCACTTTAAAGAGTTATTTGCAACtagccaaaaagaaaagtcgAAATTAATCGTTTATTAGTTGTTTCAATGTCAGTGTTTTCTaatgaaatttcattgttttaatGATTGAAATAAGGCAGCATAAATTCACTTAATTCAAGCACACCCCCTAACGAATTGCCACCTTTGGACACAAGCCCCAAAGAAATCAAACAACAGCGGCGACACCCCCACATCGGATGATTAATGGCTGgcaaattaatatgaaattccGTAGCCCGGCATCGTCATCCTCGCAGAACACGAAACTAATAATTTGTGTGCCGTAATTTGCATAGatatatcattattattatacttcTTTCCTTTTATTTCGTACACGCCTCGCATTTTCATCAATCAATCGGTGTGCTGGGCAGGCGGGGGAAAGACATGACatgaaaaatatgtttgccagtcgatggaaaaattataatttataaaaattttaagagCACTGCAACGTGCGCCACTCGCGCCATCAATCAAAAATCTCGGTGGACATTGCAGACGAATGGAAGGTGGACAGATGGACGGGCGCCTGTCTGGGATCCCAGATTACGACGGTAGCCATCAGAGGCTCCGGACCAATGACCGACCGACCATTCACTTTCTGAATAATAAGAGTCGAAGTGTGGTAATACCTTGAGAAGTTTTTCTACTTCAAATGATATTAATTGTTAAGATATTTTGAAGACTTGTAGATTGTTTGCTCTGAAGAATATATCCAGTATTGTAATAAAATCATTCATACAAGTTAATCAAagccttaaaaaaaaaagaaaaaaaaatatatatttatatataaatataagcattattgttattaatagAATTTTCATGATTAGACGGGGTATTCGAAGTTCGTTACCAAAAGCCGATTCTATCCTTCAGTAATAAATGATTCAAATTATGGAACCGACAATGAGATGAAGACCATGACGATGCTGccctgatgatgatgatgttcgGTTCTCGCTTTTTAGCTATTGTCTGCCCGCCACGGCGGATgttgaaaaatgtgaaaattgtgaaaaattcTACAACAATCCAAAATAACAAATGCCCCAGACGGAAATGCCGGAAAAAGAAGTATACTATATTAGATTTGTTCCAGGCCGAGACAGGCCGGTCAGGCGTCCAGGGGCATCAATTTGTTCGCTCTCAAGCGAGATTAATGATGTTGCACTCTGGGGCACAGGGGGCATCTAACATTAAATGCCAGCTAATTAATGATCAAACTGTTGCAAGAAGCGACACGCCCCCAGCAGCATAATGTGCCCACATTTCGCACGATTGGAGCTGAGAACCAAGTGACACAGTAGTCACTCCATATGGATGATGATTGCTCTGCTCGGTCGCACTTCCCATCCGGTTTTGTGTGTCCCATGATTAATGAGCTTATTATGTACTCTGCCACTCGCTCAATCTCTCCGTCACTCGGTTCAGATCCTGTGGACAAGTCAGAgactcttttctttttggcacAGGCCTCATTATTCTTCATTGTTCATCTGACGTAGTGTGCCAGAAAGATTTATTACAAGCCCACTGGCCCAGGGATGAAAAAGGTTTCCGATTATTTTCAAAAGGAGTGGGAAAGTCACTCAACACA encodes:
- the LOC6732338 gene encoding ubiquitin-conjugating enzyme E2 N, which encodes MAALTTRIIKETQRLLEDPVPGISATPDESNARYFHVRVAGPKDSPFEGGIFKLELFLPEDYPMKAPKVRFLTKIFHPNIDRVGRICLDILKDKWSPALQIRTVLLSIQALLSAPNPDDPLANDVAELWKVNERRAIQLARGCTLKYAMQH